A genomic stretch from Nitrospirae bacterium YQR-1 includes:
- the purL gene encoding phosphoribosylformylglycinamidine synthase subunit PurL, translating into MKRPQMREPQITDRLIKEHGLKPDEYETILKILGREPTFTELGIFSVMWSEHCSYKSSRIHLKNFPTEAPWVIQGPGENAGIIDIGDNQAAVFKMESHNHPSFIEPYQGAATGVGGILRDVFTMGARPVASLNSLRFGPLSEPYHKHLFSGVVSGIAGYGNCIGVPTVGGEIYAHPCYAGNILVNVFNLGIADIDRIFYGKATGVGNLIVYVGSKTGKDGIHGVTMASEEFTDDAQQKKPNVQVGDPFTEKLLLEACLEAMREENLIVGIQDMGGAGLTSSSSEMAARANMGIELELSRVPLREADMIPYEIMLSESQERMLIVAEEKNLESLLSIFKKWDLEAVAIGFVSGDGYLRVKWHGETVAEIPASRISTEAPIYDRPQARPGYQDNLNSLDESEIEVLNDNNDVLLKLLSSPAITSKELVWQEYDHMVRTSTVLLPGKADAAVIRVQGGKKGLAMSVDCNSRYCYLDPYMGGVHTLAESARNVAATGAKPLAVTDCLNFGNPEKPEVMWQFAEAVRGIGDACRALNIPVISGNVSLYNETKGTAIYPTPTVGVVGIIEDASKALSMGFKAHGDIVMLLGPPAGSLGGSEYLSLLHGIERGLPHPVDLKMESSLIELMVELCKRGLLNSAHDLSEGGLAVALAECSIVGNVGLEAELLPISAGLRTDTLLYGESSGRIVVSAGASGKIESMAKSASVPFHIIGKTVQNGMFKITLGGKTLTEVQCSDISTAYKESLKRGLADG; encoded by the coding sequence GTGAAACGACCGCAAATGAGAGAACCTCAGATAACAGACCGGTTGATTAAAGAACATGGTCTTAAGCCGGATGAATACGAAACAATATTAAAGATACTGGGTAGGGAGCCGACTTTTACCGAGCTGGGTATTTTCTCAGTCATGTGGTCTGAGCACTGTTCGTACAAAAGTTCAAGAATACACCTTAAAAACTTTCCGACTGAAGCGCCATGGGTAATCCAGGGGCCGGGTGAAAACGCCGGTATCATAGACATCGGGGACAATCAGGCGGCTGTGTTTAAAATGGAATCCCACAACCATCCGTCCTTTATAGAGCCGTATCAGGGGGCGGCAACCGGGGTGGGCGGCATACTAAGGGATGTTTTTACGATGGGGGCAAGACCTGTGGCAAGCCTTAATTCGCTGCGTTTCGGCCCGCTTTCCGAGCCCTATCACAAGCACCTCTTCAGCGGCGTGGTCTCAGGCATTGCCGGATACGGTAACTGCATCGGAGTGCCCACAGTCGGCGGTGAAATTTACGCTCATCCCTGCTATGCCGGAAATATCCTTGTTAATGTGTTTAATCTGGGAATAGCTGACATCGATCGCATATTTTACGGTAAGGCTACAGGGGTGGGTAATCTCATCGTCTATGTCGGCTCTAAGACCGGCAAGGATGGCATCCACGGTGTCACAATGGCCTCTGAGGAGTTTACAGATGATGCTCAGCAGAAAAAACCCAACGTTCAGGTAGGAGACCCATTTACGGAAAAACTCCTTCTTGAGGCCTGCCTTGAGGCCATGAGGGAAGAAAATCTTATCGTGGGCATACAAGATATGGGGGGGGCTGGGCTTACCTCATCGTCCTCTGAGATGGCGGCACGGGCAAACATGGGCATTGAGCTGGAGCTAAGCCGGGTGCCTTTAAGAGAGGCCGACATGATCCCATATGAGATCATGCTCTCGGAAAGCCAGGAGAGGATGCTTATCGTGGCGGAGGAAAAAAACCTTGAATCGCTGCTTTCAATATTTAAAAAGTGGGACCTTGAGGCTGTAGCCATTGGTTTTGTAAGCGGGGACGGCTATCTCAGAGTTAAGTGGCACGGCGAAACTGTAGCTGAGATTCCGGCCTCACGGATTTCAACCGAGGCCCCCATTTATGACAGGCCACAGGCACGTCCCGGCTATCAGGATAATTTAAACTCTCTTGATGAGTCTGAGATAGAGGTACTTAACGACAATAACGATGTTTTATTAAAACTCCTTTCATCTCCTGCAATAACCTCAAAGGAGCTGGTGTGGCAGGAGTATGACCATATGGTCAGAACCTCAACCGTGCTGCTTCCTGGCAAGGCGGATGCAGCAGTGATAAGGGTACAAGGCGGTAAAAAGGGGCTTGCCATGTCGGTGGATTGCAACAGCCGGTACTGTTACCTTGACCCATACATGGGCGGCGTTCATACGCTTGCAGAGTCGGCCCGAAACGTGGCCGCAACAGGCGCAAAGCCCCTTGCCGTGACCGACTGTCTGAACTTTGGCAACCCGGAAAAACCCGAGGTCATGTGGCAGTTTGCAGAGGCGGTAAGGGGAATTGGGGATGCCTGCCGTGCTCTTAACATACCCGTAATCAGTGGTAATGTTAGTTTATATAACGAGACAAAAGGTACCGCCATATATCCCACTCCAACGGTCGGCGTTGTCGGAATCATAGAGGACGCATCAAAGGCTCTCTCTATGGGATTTAAGGCTCATGGTGATATTGTCATGCTGCTGGGCCCCCCAGCAGGCTCTCTGGGCGGCAGTGAATACTTAAGTCTTCTGCATGGGATAGAAAGGGGATTGCCGCATCCGGTGGATTTAAAAATGGAGAGCTCCCTGATAGAACTGATGGTGGAATTGTGTAAGAGGGGGCTTCTCAATAGCGCTCATGATCTGTCGGAAGGAGGGCTTGCCGTAGCCCTTGCCGAGTGTTCAATTGTGGGTAATGTAGGGTTGGAGGCGGAGCTATTGCCAATAAGTGCGGGGCTGCGGACGGACACACTGCTCTATGGAGAGTCCTCAGGCCGTATAGTGGTAAGTGCCGGCGCATCCGGTAAAATCGAGTCTATGGCAAAGAGCGCATCAGTGCCATTTCATATAATAGGAAAAACAGTGCAAAATGGAATGTTTAAAATAACTCTGGGGGGAAAAACCTTGACAGAAGTACAGTGCAGCGACATTTCCACGGCATACAAAGAGTCTCTTAAAAGGGGATTAGCCGATGGTTAA